A DNA window from Melanotaenia boesemani isolate fMelBoe1 chromosome 6, fMelBoe1.pri, whole genome shotgun sequence contains the following coding sequences:
- the LOC121641822 gene encoding C-type lectin domain family 4 member G-like gives MDLTEQKKNLETKIQTLETQNMKLETEKKKLTEQIQNLEAEMIQLNTSRAQWSINAYCQQQDSPRTCKPCESGWLHSQSSCYAINDHDSAGQRNWEGAQKDCRGKGSDLVVVARDNEKKNISGNSWGSSGFRGYWIGLRAKDGKWKWVDGSGLANTSWMTVPATDGRCVISVQHDGWKSVSCDEKQRWICEKAALSV, from the exons ATGGACCttacagaacaaaagaaaaacctggagaCAAAAATCCAGACGCTGGAGACACAAAACATGAAGCTggagacagagaagaaaaagctaACAGAACAAATTCAAAACTTGGAGGCAGAAATGATTCAGCTCAACACCAGTCGAGCTCAATGGAGCATCAATGCCTACTGTCAACAACAAGACAGCC CAAGAACATGTAAACCATGTGAGAGCGGCTGGTTACACAGTCAGTCCAGCTGTTATGCAATAAATGACCATGATTCTGCTGGTCAGAGAAACTGGGAAGGAGCTCAAAAAGACTGCAGAGGAAAAGGTTCAGACCTGGTTGTTGTAGCTCGTGACAATGAAAAG aAAAATATCAGTGGTAACAGTTGGGGCAGTTCTGGGTTCAGAGGATACTGGATCGGTCTGAGAGCAAAAGATGGGAAATGGAAGTGGGTTGATGGAAGTGGTTTAGCTAACAC CTCCTGGATGACTGTACCTGCCACTGATGGTCGATGTGTAATCTCTGTCCAACATGATGGATGGAAATCAGTGAGCTGTGATGAAAAGCAGCGGTGGATCTGTGAAAAGGCAGCTTTATCTGTTTAA